A segment of the Pseudomonas serboccidentalis genome:
GGCATCTATCCTTACCCGAACGCCGCGATGCATCAGCCGGACGAAAAGGCCCAGCTCAATCTGTTCCTGGGGGAATGGCTGAGCCATTGTCTGGCCCTGGGGCACGAATACGAAGTCGTACGCTAGTTGTGAACTGCGTCCGGTTCGCCGGTTTCCCCTTTGCGTCATCCCCCAGCATAATTGCGGCACTCAACCGATTCCGTGCTTTTGCCTTGGGAGAACGCCTTGCCGAGCGTATCCACATTGACCACCGCCGATCCGGCGTTGCTGGTGCAGTTATCCGACAGTCATCTGTTCGCCGACGCGGATGGCACGCTGCTGGGCATGAACACCCGCGAGAGCCTGCAAAAGGTCATCGAACAGGTGCTCAGGCAGCAACCTCGGATCGATCTGATGCTGGCCACGGGTGACCTTTCCCAGGACGGCACGCTGGAGTCGTACCAGCAGTTTCGTGAGATGACGGCGCAGATCGATGCGCCGGCACGCTGGATTCCCGGCAATCACGACGAGCCGCAGATCATGGCTCAGGCCGCGGTGCAAAGTGCATTGCTGGAGTCAGTGGTCGATGTCGGCAACTGGCGCGTGACCTTGCTCGACTCGGCGGTGCCGGGTTCTGTGCCCGGTTATCTGCAGGACGATCAACTGCAACTGCTGGCCCGTTCGCTGAGCGAGGCGCCGGAACGCCATCATCTGGTGTGTTTCCACCATCATCCGGTGCCGGTGGGTTGTGCCTGGGCGGAGCCGATCGGCTTGCGCAACCCCGAGGCATTTTTCGAGGTGCTGGACCGTTTCCCGCAGGCCCGCGCGGTGTTGTGGGGGCATGTGCATCAGGAGATCGACCGCGAGCGCAACGGCGTGCGGCTGATGGCGTCGCCGTCGACCTGCATTCAGTTCGAGCCGAACAGTCAGGACTTCAAGGTCGGCGAACAGGCGCCGGGGTATCGCTGGTTGCGGCTGTTGCCGGATGGACGTCTGGAAACCGGCGTCGAGCGGGTCACCGACTTCGAGTTCACTGTCGATTACGGCTCCAGCGGCTACTGAAATTTACTGCACACTCCTGTAGGAGCTGCCGCAGGCTGCGATCTTTTGATCCTGCTTTAAAGTCAAAAGATAGCAGCCGGCGGCAGCTCCTACAGGCGGTAGCGNNNNNNNNNNNNNNNNNNNNNNNNNNNNNNNNNNNNNNNNNNNNNNNNNNNNNNNNNNNNNNNNNNNNNNNNNNNNNNNNNNNNNNNNNNNNNNNNNNNNCCGCATCTGCGGGGCTTTTTGTTTTACGCGGCGTTCTTCGCCTTGATCTTTTTCAGCTCTTCGTCACGCAACTCGCGGCGCAGGATCTTGCCGACGTTGGTGGTCGGCAGCGCGTCGCGGAACTCCACCGAACGCGGCACCTTGTAGCCGGTGACGTTGGCGCGCATGTGCTCCATCACGGTTTCCTTGGTCAGGGTCACGCCCGGCTTGGCGACGATGAAAATCTTGATCGCCTCGCCCGATTTCTCGTCCGGCACACCGATGGCGGCGCACTGCAACACGCCCGGCAAAGTCGCCAGCACATCTTCCAGTTCATTCGGATAGACGTTGAAACCAGAGACCAGAATCATGTCTTTCTTGCGATCGACGATGCGCATGTAGCCATCGGGCTGGATCAGCGCGATGTCACCGGTCTTCAGCCAGCCTTCGCTGTCGAGGATCTCGTCGGTGGCTTCCTGACGCTGCCAGTAGCCCTTCATCACCTGCGGGCCCTTGACGCACAGTTCGCCGATTTCGCCCATGGGCTGCTCGACACCGGCATCGTCGATGACTTTGCACAGGGTCGACGGCACCGGAATGCCGATGGTGCCGATCTGGATGTTCTGAATCGGGTTGACCGTGGCCACCGGGCTGGTTTCGGTCATGCCGTAACCTTCGCAGATCGAGCAACCGGTCACCGCTTTCCAACGCTCGGCGGCGGCCAGTTGCAGGGCCATGCCGCCGGACAGGGTGACTTTCAGGTTGGAGAAATCCAGCTTGCGGAAGCCTTCGTTGTTGCACAGCGCCACGAACAGTGTGTTCAGGCCGACAAAACCGCTGAACTTCCACTTCGACAGTTCCTTGACCATCGCCGGCAGATCGCGCGGGTTGCTGATCAGGATGTTGTGGTTGCCGATCAGCATCATCGCCATGCAATGAAAGGTGAACGCATAGATGTGGTACAGCGGCAGCGGCGTGATCAGGATCTCGCAACCTTCGTTGAGGTTGGAGCCCATCAGCGCCTTGCACTGCAGCATGTTGGCGACGAGGTTGCGATGAGTGAGCATCGCGCCCTTGGCCACGCCGGTGGTGCCACCGGTGTATTGCAGCACCGCGACATCGCTGCTGTGCGGATTGGCTTCGGCCACAGGCTGGCCGTGGCCCTTGCTCAACACGTCGTTGAACTTGACGGCCTTGGGCAGGTGATACGCCGGCACCATCTTCTTCACGTACTTGATCACGCTGTTGATCAGCAGGCGCTTGACCGGCGGCAGCAGGTCGGCGACTTCGGTGACGATGACGTGCTTGACCCCGGTTTTCGGCACTACGGCTTCGGCCAGGTGCGCCATGTTCGCCAGGCAAACCAGGGCTTTGGCGCCGGAGTCGTTGAATTGGTGTTCCATTTCCCGCGCGGTGTACAGCGGGTTGGTGTTGACCACGATCAGCCCGGCGCGGATCGCACCGAAGACGGCGACCGGGTACTGCAGAACGTTGGGCAGTTGCACGGCGATTCGATCACCGGGCTGCAAGTCGGTATGCTGTTGCAGATACGCGGCAAACGCACCGGACAACTCGTACAGTTCACCGTAGGTGATTGTCTTGCCCAGGTTGCTGAAAGCCGGTTTGTTGGCGAAGCGTTGGCAGGATTGCTTCAACACTGCCTGAATATTCGGGTACTCGTCTGGATTGATGTCGGCAGCAATTCCAGCCGGGTATTTATCCTTCCAAAAGTCTTCGATCATGGAAGCCCACTCCTCAGCAACGCGAATTCTTCACCGCATTTGATGCGATTATTATTGGTGTGTGTTTTGTATTGGTGAATCTGGCTTTTATACAGGCCGAGAAGTCACAAAGCGCGCCGAGAGTAGCAGCTTTGCCAAGGGCCGACTAGAGCCAAAAGCGGCCTTCATGGTCACTTTAATGACTCAAGACTTTCTAACGGTCATTTTAGAGCAAAAATCCTATAGCACCCTGAAAGCCCCGGATTCAGGGGACTTCAAAGCAAAAGATCGCAGCCTTCGGCAGTTCCTACAGGGAACGCATTCCAATGTAGGAGCTGCCGAAGGCTGCGATCTTTTCGCTTCCGGGTTTTCTATGCGATATCGCGCAACTCCCGCCGCAGAATCTTGCCGACCGGCGTCATCGGCAATGACTCACGCAGCACGATGTGTTTCGGCACCTTGTAGGCGGTGAAATTCTCTTTGCAGTACGCCTTGAGCTCCTCGAGGCTGACCCCGCTTTCCCGCGCCACCACAAACAGCTTCACCGCCTCCCCCGAACGTTCGTCCGGCACACCGATCACCGCGCAGTTGGCGACTTTCGGGTGGGCCATGACCACGTCTTCGATCTCGTTGGGGTACACGTTGAAACCGGAGACGATGATCATGTCCTTCTTGCGGTCGACGATGCGCACGAAGCCGTCCGGGTCGATCACCGCGATGTCACCGGACTTGAACCAGCCTTCGGCATCCAGCACTTCGGCGGTGGCTTCGGGCTTGTGCCAGTAGCCTTTCATGATCTGCGGGCCTTTGATGCACAACTCGCCACGCTCGCCCATCGGCTGCTCGACACCCTCGTCATTGATGACTTTCAACAACGTGCCCGGCACCGGCAGGCCGACTGTGCCCAGGCGCGATTTGTCGCCATACGGGTTGGTGCAGGCCACTGGCGACGTTTCAGTAAGGCCATAACCTTCGGTGATGCGGCAACCGGTGATCTGCTCCCAGCGCTCGGCGGTGGCCTTGACCAGCGCGGTGCCACCGGAGTTGGTCAGCTTGAGGCTGGAGAAATCCAGGGTCTTGAAGTCCGGGTGATCCATCAGCGCGACAAACAGGGTGTTGAGCCCCAGCAACGCCGAAAAGCGCCAGTTCTTCAGTTCCTTGATGAAGCCTGCGATGTCTCGCGGATTGGTGATCAGCACGTTGTGATTGCCGGACACCATCATGCACATGCAATTCGCGGTGAACGCATAGATGTGATACAGCGGCAGCGGCGCCACCATCACCTCCTGCCCTTCGCGCAACAAAGGTTGGCCGTCAGGCCCCAACTGCGCCAGACACGCGCGCACCTGCTGCATGTTCGCCACGAGGTTGCCGTGGGTCAGCATGGCGCCTTTGGCCAGGCCGGTGGTGCCGCCGGTGTATTGCAACACGGCGACGTCGTCGAGGCCGACTTTCAACGGCTTGATGCCCAGGCCGCGACCCAGGCGCAGCGCACTCTTGAAGGAAATGGCCTGCGGCAGCGAATACGCCGGGACCATTTTTTTCACTTTGCTGACCACGGTGTTGATCAGCCAGCCCTTGGCGGTGGGCATCAAGTCGCCCATCTTTGCTTCGATCAGGTATTGCAGGTCCGTGTCGGGCAGCACTTCCTGGACCTTCTGCCCGAACATGTTCAGGTACACCAGCGCCCGCGCACCCGAGTCCTTGAACTGGTGGCGCATCTCGCGCGCGGTGTACAGCGGGTTGGTGTTGACCACGATCAGCCCGGCGCGCAAGGCGCCGAACACGGCAATCGGATATTGCAGCACATTGGGCATCTGCACCGCGATGCGATCCCCCGGCACCAGATCGGTGTGGGCTTGCAGGTAACCGGCGAACGCCGCGCTGTAGCGCTCCAGCTCAGCGTAGGTCAGGGTCACGCCCATGTTGCTGAAGGCCGGACGGTCCGCGAACTTCTTGCAGGAACGCTCAAACACCTCGATCACCGACTTGAACTCGCCCATGTCGATGTCCAGCGGTACGCCAGCGGGGCGTTTGTCATTCCAGAAATCAGGTTGCATTGTTCTTGTCCTCTTTACCTGAATCGATCCGGGAGCCGCTTTTCTGCTCTTTCGCTGTTATCCCTTAAAAGCAAAAAGCAAAAAGCGGAGCTTCACGGACACTAGCAGTTATGGCCATTGAGGCAAATATGGGCGATGGCGACATTGATCGTATGAATCTTCCTGCCGTGGCGTGAGCTGATCGGACGCGCTATACAATGCTACGACTGCGGGCCGTTACCGCTCGATAAAAAGGAATTGCCATGATCCACCACGCCTTCTGGCTGGACGCGAGTGACCGCAGCCGCCTCTTCGTCAACCAGTGGCTGCCGGCCGCGCCATTGAAAGCGGTGATCCTGCTGGCTCACGGCATGGCCGAACACAGCGCGCGCTACGAGCGCCTGGCGCAAGCGTTTTGCGCACAAGGTTACGGGGTGTACGCCCCGGACCTGCGCGGCCATGGCAGGACGGCTGATAACGGCACGCTCGGGCATTTCGCCGATGACGATGGCTGGTGCAAGGTGATCGGCGATCTGGCCAGCCTCAATCAGCACATTGGCCAGCAGCACCCCGATGTGCCAATCATCCTGCTCGGGCACAGCATGGGCAGCTACCTCGCCCAGGGCTATCTGCTGCATCACAGCGCCAGCCTGCACGGGGCGATTCTCAGCGGTTCGAATTTCCAGCCAGTGGCGCTCTACGGCGCAGCGCGACAGATCGCCCGTTTCGAGAAACTGCGTCAGGGCGGCAAGGGGCGCAGCGCGTTGATCGAGTGGTTGTCGTTCGGCTCGTTCAACAAGCAATTCAAACCGGCACGCACGCCGTTCGACTGGCTGAGCCGCGACCCGGTCGAGGTCGATCGGTATGCCAACGACCCGTTATGCGGCTTTCGCTGCACCAATCAATTGTGGATCGATCTGCTCGATGGCTTGCAGCAGATCAGCAAAGCGTCCAATCTCGCCCAGATCGACCCGGGCCTGCCGCTGCTGGTGATCGGCGGTGAATGTGATCCGGTGAGCGAAGGCAAGCGTCTGACAGATCTGGCCAATGCCTTGCGCACGGCCGGCAGCCAGAACCTGCAACTGAAGATCTACCCGCAGGCGCGGCACGAATTGTTCAATGAAACCAATCGCGACGAAGTGATTGCCGATGTGCTGACCTGGATCGACCAGGCCCTGCGCCATCGGCGCCCTCACCGCAGCGAATAATTTTTTGTGGATTCACTTTAATCCGTCACAGGAATCAAGACCGATGACCCAGGTTACCAATATCCCTTACGAAGCCCTCGAAGTCGGCCAGACCGCCAGCTACAGCAAGACCGTCGAAGAGCGCGACATTCAGCTGTTCGCCGCGATGTCGGGCGACCACAACCCGGTGCACCTGGACGCCGAGTTCGCTGCGGCCAGCATGTTCAAGGAGCGCATCGCTCACGGCATGTTCAGCGGTGCACTGATCAGCGCCGCGGTCGCGTGCGAGCTGCCTGGGCCGGGCACCATCTACATCGGTCAGCAGATGAGTTTTCAGAAGCCGGTGAAAATTGGTGACACCCTGACCGTGCGCCTGGAAATTCTCGAGAAGCTGCCGAAGTTTCGCGTACGCATCGCCACTCGCGTGTTCAACCAGCGTGATGAACTGGTCGTGGATGGCGAGGCTGAGATCCTCGCGCCGCGCAAGCAGCAGACTGTGACATTGCCGACGCTGCCGGCGATCAGCATCGGCTGATTGAAAAGATCGCAGCCTTCGGCAGCTCCTACAGGGGAACGCATTCCAAGGTAGGAGCTGCCGCAGGCTGCGATCTTTGGCTTTTCCCTCACGCATAAAAAAACGCCAGACTAGCTGGCGTTTTTTGTAACCTGCGAACCCTTACGAACGGGCGCGAGCCTGGTTACGCAGGGCTTTCACCTGATCGTGATTGCGTTGCACGCCATGGTACTGGCGCTCAACCAGGTCACGAATACCGACCAGGCTGTGCTTGTTGATTTTCTCGATGGCTTCGCGATAAGCCTTCAGGGCGTGGTCTTCACCGCGCTCGGCTTCGTTGAGCACAGCCTCTTCGTCCTTGCCGGTGAACATGGCTTTGACGTCGACCCAGCGACGGTGCAGGTCACCGCTGACGCTGGTGGAGGTTTCCGGATCACCGCCCATCGAACGCACGGTGGCTTGCAGTTCGGCAGCGGCGGTGGCGCAATCGGCCGAGCGCTTGGCGAACAGCGCCTTGAGTTCCGGATGCTTGATGTCTTCGGCGCAAGTCTTGAACCCTTCCTGACCGTCCTTGCTGGTTTCGATCAGGTCGTTGAGTACAGAGATGGCTTCTTTATTCATGTCAGTCATTTTTCAATTCCTTGCGGTTGGTTGAAGATGCAAGGGTTATTGCAGTGTGCGTGCCAGCTTTCCAAACAGATTATTTTAGTTATTTATCAATGACTTAAAAATAAATGAACCATCTGTATCACGGTTATTTGCATGATCTGTCATTTGGCCTGCATGCAGAATGCCTGTATTTTCCAGAGTGTTTTGAATCCAGATGATTGCCATTGATGAATCCCGAAAAGCTTGAACTGTTGATCACCCGTGAAATGCCCTTCGGCAAGTACAAGGGCCGGATCATTGCCGACCTGCCGGGGCCCTATCTGAACTGGTTCGCCCGCGAAGGCTTCCCGCATGGCGAACTCGGTGGACTGCTGGCGCTGATGCAGGAAATCGACCATAACGGTCTGTCGGACCTGCTCGAGCCGTTACGCGCCAAACACGGCAAACCTGCCCCGCGCCACTGAAGCGCCCTCCTCTCTTGAGCCGAATCGACCATGCCTGACAACACCCGCCGTGCCCGTGACGAAGCGTTCTGGCAAACCTTCGCCGATCGCTACGAAGCGCAAACCGGCCCGCTGAACCTGGAGAACGGTTATTTCGGACGCATGTCGCGCACGGTGATCGAGGACTACCAGCGCAACATCGAGCTGATCAACACCAGCAACTCGGTGTATGTGCGCCAGCGTTTCGAGCAGCACGACAGCCTCGACATTCGTGCGCAACTGGCCGAGACGATCGGCGTGCGCGCCCAGAGCCTGGCCTTCACCCGTAACGCCAGTGACGCCCTGCAGTCGCTGATCCGCAATTACAACCGCCTGCAACCGGGCGACCAGGTGCTGATCTGCGACCTCGAATACGACACGGTCAAAGGCGCCATGCGCTGGCTGGCGCGGCATCGTGGGGTGGACGTGATCGAGATCAGCCACACCCATCCGGCCAGTTTCGACAGCCTGCTGGACACCTACCGCGAAGCCTTCATCCGCTACCCGAAACTCAAGCTGATGGCTCTGACCCATGTGACCCACCGCACCGGGCTGGTGATGCCAGTGCAGGCCATCGCCGCGCTGGCGAAACAACATGGCGTGGACATCATCCTCGACGGCGCCCACGCACTCGGTCAGATCGAGTTCAACCTCGAAGCCCTGGGTATCTCGTTCGCCGGCTTCAACCTGCACAAGTGGATTGGCGCTCCATTGACCCTGGGCTTTCTGTACATCGCCCCGCAGCGCCTTGCCGACATCGATCCGGACATGGGCGAAATGCACTTTCCGGCCAGCGACGTCCGCGCGCGCACGCCGTACAGCACGCCGAACATCCCGGCGCTGATGTCCCTGCCGCTGGCGCTCGAGGAGCACCGTTCGCTCGGCGGGGCCGCGGCCAAAGGCGCGCGACTCAATTACCTGCGCAACCTGTGGGTCAGCGCGGTGCGGCACCTGCCGGGCATTGAAGTGATGACCCCGGACGATCCACGCCTGTATTGCGGCATCACCTCGATGCGCTTCACCCGCCACACCGATCAACAGGCGATGGTCGAGCGCCTGCTCAACGAGTACAACCTGTTCACCGTGGTGCGCAACGGCGCAGCGAGCGGGCCGAGCATCCGTATCACCCCGGGGCTGACCACCACCGACGCCGACATGCAGACCCTGACCCGCGCGCTCAACGAGCTGCGCTGATTCGCTCACACGGTGTATTTGTCGAAGTCCTCGGGCTTGATCTGCGATGAGGCCGCGAAAGTGTCGATGCCGATGGTCAGGTGACCGAAAAAACCGTCCTCGTGAGAGTCTCGGCCGATCGGCCACACGGTCAGAGTCGAGCCTTCGCCGCCCATGTTCGCGTAATAGTTGTCTTCGGCGTTGTTCAACGGCGTCGAAGCCCGGCCGCGATAATCCCGGGCGGCGAGTACCGAGCGCGAAACCACCTCGGGAAAATACAGCTGACCGACCCAGGCCACGTTGCGCTCCTCCAGATATTCACCGCCGGTAACGATGCGCACCGCCACATGAATATGCAGCGCCCGACCGGCGTAGAACCCCGGATAGATCGTGGTAAACCGCGCCCGCCCCTTGTGATCACAGAACTGGCTGCCGCGCAGGTAGGTGTCATCGTCGGTGCGCGGGATCGAGCCGATGGCATCGGTGTCGGCTTCGAGATCCGGGTTGACCCGGCTCCATCCGGAATAGGCGCCCCGCGCATTGCAGTGCCAGATATCAACCAGCGCCCCGCTCACCGGCTCGCCGGTCATGGCGTCGACGATGCTCAGACGCAGCAGCAGGGGCAGCCCTTCGGCACCTTCGCTGATGTTGCGGCGCAGCAGCTTGGGATTGCGGAAGTACGGCCCGGCGATCTGTTCGGGGGCCAACTGATAGATCGGTTGTGGCGATGAGGCTGAAGTATCTCGTTCCATGACACGTTCTCTCTTCCATAAGATGAACGCAGATTAACGCCACGCCCAAGCGCCTGTGCGGTAACTATGTATCGCAGCGTAACGATGATTCCCATCCACCTGTAGGAGCTGCCGAAGGCTGCGATCTTTTGATCCTGGCTTTAAAAGATCGCAGCCTTCGGCAGCTCCTACCGGGGATGGGTTTTCCGGGCAAAAAAAAACGGTGCACCGACCAAGCGCACCGTAAAGCCGTAGAACACACAACGAAGTGTCAGGTAAAAACTTTTAGTCCAGCAGCGCCAGGGCCTCGGCGGTGCATTCCTGAATGCGCGCCCAGTCGCCGTTCTTGATCCACTCCGGATCCAGCATCCAGCTACCGCCCACGCACATGACGTTTTTCAGCGCCATGTAGCTCTTGATGTTGGCCGGGCCGACGCCGCCGGTCGGGCAGAATTTCACTTCGCCGAACGGGCCGCCGAGGGCCTTGATCGCTGCCACGCCACCGCTGACTTCCGCAGGGAATAGCTTGAAGCGGCGATAACCCAGGCCATAGCCTTCCATGATGCCGGAGGCGTTGCTGATGCCTGGCAACAGCGGGATCGGGCTGGCGACGCTGGCTTCGAGCAGGTCACGAGTGATGCCCGGGGTGACGATGAATTGCGAACCCGCCGCTTCGGCAGCCGCGAGCATGTTGCGATCGAGCACAGTGCCGGCACCGGTCACCAGCTCCGGACGCTGTTCGCGCAGGATCTGGATCGCCTTGAGACCGAACTGCGAACGCAGGGTCACTTCCAGCGCCGTCAGGCCACCGGCGGCCAGGGCGTCGGCCAGCGGCAGCACGTCCTGTTCACGGGCGATGGTGATCACCGGCAGGATCCGCGCCTTGGCGCAGAGGCTGTCGATCAGGGCAACTTTGTCCGCCATGGAAACGGTCGGGGATGGGGTTGTCATAGCGGCTGTTCCTTGGCTCATGGGCACCAGTAAATCTCTAACGTAGGTTGCAGAAACGCGCGAACCGGCATGGCCGCGACGTCGTCGGATGCCAGTGCGGCATTCAGGGTGGTCAGTTTCGATTGACCGGAAATCGACAGAATCTTGTGCCTGGCCGAAGCCAGCAGCGCGCGGCTCATGGTCAGGCGCTGACGCGGCACACTTGGCGCCAGCATCGGCCAGCAGCGACGAGTGCCATCCGCCTGTAACGCTTCAGTCAGGTTCGGGCTGTCGGGGAACAGCGACGCGGTATGACCGTCATCGCCCATGCCCAGCACCAGCACGTCAATCGGCGGCAGTTCGGCGAGCAACCGGTCGGCCTGTTCGGCAGCCTGCTCGACGTTGGCCGCCGCGCTGTAAAGGCTGAGGAACTGCGCCTTGGCCGCCGGGCCCTTGAGCAGATACTGCTTGAGCAGACCAGCGTTACTGTCGGCGTGTTCGACCGGCACCCAGCGCTCGTCGGCGAGGGTCACGACGACCTTGGACCAGTCCAGCACCTGCTTGGCCAGGTGCTGGAAAAACGCCACCGGGCTGCGACCGCCGGACACCACCAGCACCGCGTTGCCGCGAGCGCCGATGGCTTCGTTCAGTTGCTTGGCGACGTTCAGCGCCAAACCCTCGGCCAGCAGCACCGGGCTTTTGAACGGATGGGCGTGCACGCCCTCGGGCAGTTTCACATCAGATATCGCCATACCACGACCTCCCGTCCCGCGTGATCAGTGCGATCGAGCTCATCGGCCCCCACGACCCGGCCGCATACGGCTTGGGCGCGTCACCGGATTTTTTCCACCCGGCGATCAACTGGTCACACCACTTCCACGCGGCTTCGATTTCATCTTTACGGACAAACAGGTTCTGATTGCCGTTCATCACTTCCAGTAACAACCGCTCGTAGGCGTCGGGGATCCGCGCGCTGCGCCAGGTGTCGGAGAAATTCAGTTGCAGCGGTCCGCTGCGCAGTTGCATGCCCTTGTCCAGGCCTTGCTCCTTGGTCATCACGCGCAAGGAAATGCCTTCGTCCGGTTGCAGACGAATGATCAGTTTGTTGCTGATCTGCAGGCGTTGTTCCGGCGCAAAAATGTAGTGCGACGGTTCCTTGAAGTGGATGACGATCTGCGACAGTTTTTGCGGCATACGCTTGCCAGTCCGCAGGTAGAACGGCACGCCGGCCCAGCGCCAGTTGCGGATGTCGGCACGCAGGGCGACGAAGGTTTCGGTGTCGCTCTGGGTGTTGGAATTGGGTTCTTCCAGGTAGCCCGGTACGGACTTGCCTTCGCTGTGGCCGGCGATGTACTGACCGCGCACCACTTGCGTGGTCAGGCCTTCCGGACTGATCGGCGCCAGGGCCTTGAGCACTTTGACCTTTTCGTCACGGATGCTGTCGGCGGACAGGTCGGCCGGTGGGTCCATGGCGATCAGGCACAGCAGCTGCAGCAGGTGGTTCTGGATCATGTCACGCAGTTGGCCGGCCTTGTCGAAATAGCCCCAACGGCCTTCGATGCCGACCTTCTCGGCCACGGTGATTTCCACGTGGGAGATGTAGTTCTGGTTCCACTGGGTTTCGAACAGGCTGTTGGCGAAACGCAGGGCGATCAGGTTCTGGACGGTTTCTTTGCCCAGGTAGTGGTCGATGCGGTAGGTGCGGTTCTCGGGGAAGAACTGCGCCACGGCGTCGTTCACTTTGCGCGAGGATTCCAGATCGGAGCCGATCGGCTTTTCCAGCACCACGCGGGTGTTTTCCGCCAGACCGACTTTGGCCAGGTTCTCGCAGATCGCGCCGTACACCGCCGCCGGGGTGGCGAAGTAGGCAATCATGCGTTGCGCGGTGCCGGCGGCTTCGGCCAGCGTCACGTAATCATCAGCCTTGAGGAAGTCGACGTGCAGGTAGCTCAGGCGCGCCAGAAAGCGCTCGGCCACGGCTTCGTCCAGCTCTTTGCCGACGTAACGGCGCAATTCGGCGGCGATGAACGCCAGGTGCTGCTGCTCGGAGCCGGATTCACGGGCCAGCGCGATGATGCGCGTGTCCTCGTGCAACAGATCGGCGCCATCGAGGTGATAAAGGGCAGGAAACAGCTTGCGCAGGGCAAGATCGCCCAAAGCGCCGAACAAGGCAAAGGTGCACGGTTCAACCGTAATCGAAGGCATGATGTTTGTTCTTTTATCAAGTTAAGCTACAAATACCTTTTTTCAAGGCATCACTCAAGGGAAAATGTAGTAATAACCACAACATTTTCGCAAAATACAGATTCCGAGTGGTGGTCGGTCGGAGCCATCAGTAGGATAGGCCACCGTCACGGGCCACATCAAAGGCCCAATTTGCATAGCCCGGCGCAACTTTGCGCAGGTGAATTAGGAATTCCATATGGACCGTGTGCGAAATTTACTGGAACAGATCCAGAGTCGCCTTGAAGAGCTGAACAAGGCCGAACGCAAAGTCGCCGAGGTGATCCTGCTCAACCCGCAGCAGGCCACCCGCTTCAGCATCGCCGCCCTCGCCCAGGCGGCGTCGGTGAGCGAGCCGACGGTCAACCGTTTCTGCCGTTCGTTCGGTGTCAGCGGCTACCCTGAACTCAAGCTGCAACTGGCGCAGAGCCTAGCCAGTGGCGCGGCGTATGTCAGCCGCGCGGTCGAGGCCGATGACAATCCCGAGGCGTACACGCAGAAGATTTTCGGCAGCGCCATCGCCTCGCTGGACAGCGCTTGCCAGGCGCTGGACCCGAACCTGATCAGCCGCGCCGTCGACCTGTTGATCCAGGCGCGGCAGATCCACTTCTTCGGCCTCGGCGCTTCGGCACCGGTGGCGCTGGACGCGCAGCACAAGTTCTTCCGCTTCAACCTCGCCGTCACCGCGCATGCGGATGTGCTGATGCAGCGAATGATTGCTTCGGTGGCGCATACCGGTGAGTTGTTCGTGATCATTTCCTACACCGGCCGCACCCGCGAGCTGGTGGAAGTGGCGCGCATCGCCCGGGAGAATGGCGCTTCGGTGCTGGGTCTGACGGCGGAGAACTCGCCACTGGCCAAGGCCAG
Coding sequences within it:
- the cpdA gene encoding 3',5'-cyclic-AMP phosphodiesterase; protein product: MPSVSTLTTADPALLVQLSDSHLFADADGTLLGMNTRESLQKVIEQVLRQQPRIDLMLATGDLSQDGTLESYQQFREMTAQIDAPARWIPGNHDEPQIMAQAAVQSALLESVVDVGNWRVTLLDSAVPGSVPGYLQDDQLQLLARSLSEAPERHHLVCFHHHPVPVGCAWAEPIGLRNPEAFFEVLDRFPQARAVLWGHVHQEIDRERNGVRLMASPSTCIQFEPNSQDFKVGEQAPGYRWLRLLPDGRLETGVERVTDFEFTVDYGSSGY
- the fadD1 gene encoding long-chain-fatty-acid--CoA ligase FadD1; translation: MIEDFWKDKYPAGIAADINPDEYPNIQAVLKQSCQRFANKPAFSNLGKTITYGELYELSGAFAAYLQQHTDLQPGDRIAVQLPNVLQYPVAVFGAIRAGLIVVNTNPLYTAREMEHQFNDSGAKALVCLANMAHLAEAVVPKTGVKHVIVTEVADLLPPVKRLLINSVIKYVKKMVPAYHLPKAVKFNDVLSKGHGQPVAEANPHSSDVAVLQYTGGTTGVAKGAMLTHRNLVANMLQCKALMGSNLNEGCEILITPLPLYHIYAFTFHCMAMMLIGNHNILISNPRDLPAMVKELSKWKFSGFVGLNTLFVALCNNEGFRKLDFSNLKVTLSGGMALQLAAAERWKAVTGCSICEGYGMTETSPVATVNPIQNIQIGTIGIPVPSTLCKVIDDAGVEQPMGEIGELCVKGPQVMKGYWQRQEATDEILDSEGWLKTGDIALIQPDGYMRIVDRKKDMILVSGFNVYPNELEDVLATLPGVLQCAAIGVPDEKSGEAIKIFIVAKPGVTLTKETVMEHMRANVTGYKVPRSVEFRDALPTTNVGKILRRELRDEELKKIKAKNAA
- the fadD2 gene encoding long-chain-fatty-acid--CoA ligase FadD2 translates to MQPDFWNDKRPAGVPLDIDMGEFKSVIEVFERSCKKFADRPAFSNMGVTLTYAELERYSAAFAGYLQAHTDLVPGDRIAVQMPNVLQYPIAVFGALRAGLIVVNTNPLYTAREMRHQFKDSGARALVYLNMFGQKVQEVLPDTDLQYLIEAKMGDLMPTAKGWLINTVVSKVKKMVPAYSLPQAISFKSALRLGRGLGIKPLKVGLDDVAVLQYTGGTTGLAKGAMLTHGNLVANMQQVRACLAQLGPDGQPLLREGQEVMVAPLPLYHIYAFTANCMCMMVSGNHNVLITNPRDIAGFIKELKNWRFSALLGLNTLFVALMDHPDFKTLDFSSLKLTNSGGTALVKATAERWEQITGCRITEGYGLTETSPVACTNPYGDKSRLGTVGLPVPGTLLKVINDEGVEQPMGERGELCIKGPQIMKGYWHKPEATAEVLDAEGWFKSGDIAVIDPDGFVRIVDRKKDMIIVSGFNVYPNEIEDVVMAHPKVANCAVIGVPDERSGEAVKLFVVARESGVSLEELKAYCKENFTAYKVPKHIVLRESLPMTPVGKILRRELRDIA
- a CDS encoding alpha/beta hydrolase, whose protein sequence is MIHHAFWLDASDRSRLFVNQWLPAAPLKAVILLAHGMAEHSARYERLAQAFCAQGYGVYAPDLRGHGRTADNGTLGHFADDDGWCKVIGDLASLNQHIGQQHPDVPIILLGHSMGSYLAQGYLLHHSASLHGAILSGSNFQPVALYGAARQIARFEKLRQGGKGRSALIEWLSFGSFNKQFKPARTPFDWLSRDPVEVDRYANDPLCGFRCTNQLWIDLLDGLQQISKASNLAQIDPGLPLLVIGGECDPVSEGKRLTDLANALRTAGSQNLQLKIYPQARHELFNETNRDEVIADVLTWIDQALRHRRPHRSE
- a CDS encoding MaoC family dehydratase, with the protein product MTQVTNIPYEALEVGQTASYSKTVEERDIQLFAAMSGDHNPVHLDAEFAAASMFKERIAHGMFSGALISAAVACELPGPGTIYIGQQMSFQKPVKIGDTLTVRLEILEKLPKFRVRIATRVFNQRDELVVDGEAEILAPRKQQTVTLPTLPAISIG
- a CDS encoding ferritin-like domain-containing protein, translating into MTDMNKEAISVLNDLIETSKDGQEGFKTCAEDIKHPELKALFAKRSADCATAAAELQATVRSMGGDPETSTSVSGDLHRRWVDVKAMFTGKDEEAVLNEAERGEDHALKAYREAIEKINKHSLVGIRDLVERQYHGVQRNHDQVKALRNQARARS